One genomic segment of Kiritimatiella glycovorans includes these proteins:
- a CDS encoding Amuc_1102 family pilus-like protein codes for MKIVIGRSLTALGIVTALVLSFSSTAAEAQEVGFEIAEVEVFPDTAPKTPDYDVSSAGLNIRDEARKTWFRMVVEYETMPEWIDELTFDYYVLMRPPEMEGRQESPQPVVFHKKIDYVYIYQGDEHFSEVFMHPNSLRRFYDGDILEWAVLVSYKGREIAGESSRQGQGRWWEQFSVREGVLRNRLETPFAFINIEQYEEIKPAAR; via the coding sequence ATGAAAATCGTTATCGGAAGGAGCCTCACGGCCCTGGGAATCGTCACAGCCCTCGTTCTGTCCTTCAGCAGCACTGCGGCCGAGGCGCAGGAGGTCGGATTTGAAATCGCGGAAGTGGAGGTTTTCCCCGACACCGCGCCCAAGACCCCGGATTACGACGTCAGTTCCGCCGGGTTGAATATCCGGGACGAAGCGAGGAAGACATGGTTCCGCATGGTGGTCGAATACGAAACCATGCCCGAGTGGATCGATGAGCTTACGTTCGATTACTATGTGCTGATGCGTCCTCCTGAGATGGAAGGCCGGCAGGAGAGCCCGCAGCCCGTGGTGTTCCACAAAAAAATTGATTATGTGTACATCTACCAGGGCGACGAGCATTTCAGCGAAGTCTTCATGCACCCCAATTCGCTCCGGCGTTTCTACGACGGCGATATACTCGAGTGGGCGGTGCTTGTGAGCTATAAGGGACGTGAGATCGCCGGGGAGAGCAGTCGCCAGGGTCAGGGCCGCTGGTGGGAACAGTTCTCCGTGCGTGAAGGGGTGCTCCGGAACCGTCTTGAGACGCCTTTTGCCTTTATCAACATTGAACAGTACGAAGAGATCAAGCCGGCGGCGCGGTAA
- a CDS encoding methyltransferase domain-containing protein, which translates to MSRRFSAAAAAYESGAAVQAEVARELVRWMELPEEADRVLELGCGTGLLTRQLCALNPRPAVHAIDASAAMIDVCRAKTAGGPKLTTEVRDMRVSLPEGPFSRAVSSSALHWIPDLAALFRALAACLEDGARVTFALMLEGTLEELSAARCAAAPGVEPPVSLPSEGGVGRALAEAGMNADRVKTETRTVYYPCAEDLLRDLHERGVTGSPSARRRGLTRGELRKLKEIYRHRHAGPAGLPATYRVGFFDTGMV; encoded by the coding sequence GTGAGCAGAAGATTCTCCGCCGCCGCGGCCGCGTATGAATCGGGCGCCGCCGTGCAGGCGGAGGTCGCGCGCGAACTGGTGCGCTGGATGGAGCTGCCTGAAGAGGCCGACCGCGTGCTGGAGCTGGGGTGCGGGACCGGACTGCTTACGCGTCAGCTCTGTGCTCTGAACCCGCGGCCCGCCGTTCACGCCATCGATGCCTCCGCGGCCATGATCGACGTATGCCGGGCCAAGACGGCGGGCGGTCCGAAGCTTACGACCGAAGTTCGCGACATGCGGGTCTCTCTTCCGGAAGGGCCCTTCAGCCGCGCGGTCAGCAGTTCGGCGCTCCACTGGATTCCCGATCTCGCCGCGCTGTTCCGCGCCCTCGCGGCATGCCTGGAGGACGGAGCCCGCGTCACCTTCGCGCTCATGCTCGAGGGTACGCTCGAGGAGCTCTCCGCGGCGCGGTGTGCGGCGGCGCCCGGCGTGGAGCCCCCCGTGAGCCTGCCCTCCGAGGGCGGGGTCGGCCGGGCCCTTGCGGAGGCCGGCATGAACGCCGATCGCGTAAAGACTGAAACCCGCACCGTGTACTACCCCTGCGCGGAAGATCTCCTCCGTGACCTTCACGAGCGGGGCGTCACCGGATCGCCCTCCGCAAGACGGCGCGGACTGACCCGCGGCGAGCTGAGGAAGCTGAAAGAAATATATCGGCACAGACACGCCGGACCGGCGGGTCTGCCGGCGACCTACCGGGTCGGTTTTTTTGATACAGGGATGGTTTAA